The Fusarium musae strain F31 chromosome 10, whole genome shotgun sequence DNA window CCCTGTCTCCAGTATATCTCCCTCCAGCTGGCACCACGCAGATATCGACACTCGCCCGACGCCGTTCAATAAGCAGGGCGCAGAAGTCGTGAATTAATATGTTTGTCCGTAATCAATGTCCTGAAAAGAGGGAAACTCAATGATAATCTGTTTATCGAAGATAGTAACGAATGTAGATGAGTTGGGAGGAAACTCAGGGGCATTTAATTGTGCAAGTCGTGAGTTTCCTACACACCTTAGGTGCTCACTGTATTTGAAGCAATTGATTCTGACCAACAGCTGATGCCTACCAAGAGTCTTCACCCAGCAAGGAGTGACAGAAATTAGAGAATTAGAAACAGGTGAAGACAACAAACAGATTTTGAAACTGAAAGGATAAGTCCAAAATGAGAGAATCATGTTTAGCTGGATGGCGTTGTTGCACTGTTTGAATGTCCAAATACGAGGAGCAAACGCGCACCAACAGTGGGAAGGCAAACCAAGCAAAAAGATGATTGTAACATATCAGCTTTCAAAGATTTAGATCAATTATACGGACTGCTCTCTCCGGAAGGCAGAAACCGctggctaggtaggtaggctcACGCCTCGACGATGGTTATCTTTCGATGCCCGTCTGCCCTTGAAGTCGCTACCGCATAAGTAAGTCACTGGTCCACCATGTCGGATAACAGCAGTATGCCTACAAATTCCTCCCTGATGACCATTGTATTTCTCACGATATCTCGAGCGACAGCCTTATTAGAAATTCGGACAATAGAACTTACCCTATCTATGGCAAAATTGAAATCGCGAGCGCGCTTGCCAGCCTCGTCGCCAGCCTTGAGAAACACGCTGACGCTGGCTTGGACACTCAACAAACTTAGCAGCGCAGGCTCTCTAAGGTCTCTCAGCGAATGCAATGAGAGTGACTCGAGCGACCTATACTATTTGATAGTATTCAGACATGTCCAGGAAAAATAAAGCCTGAAGTTTGGCTAGCATTTTTGCATTTGGCCGCGAGTCTCGAGTCGTGTCTCATCGCAAATTGGCCAACCCCAGACTCTCAGCGACAGACCTACCCCTCGATTCGGTTCAGTTGGTTGACCTATGCCGAACCGAATCGAACCGAAGTTTAGCGACGACGCCTCCTCAACGGCTCAAGAGCTCATCTCCAATGAAAACGAGCACAATTGAACATGACCAAGTTAACCCTGGGCCTCGAACTTCGTGGGGGCCATCTAGTCTCTATTAGGAGACCCCAGAGTCTACCCCGCGAGAAAATATTCCCATGATCTGAAGCCGCGAAGCTCTTCCGCGATTCGGAGATTCCCAGGCATGCGGGGAACATGCTTTTAGTGCACTGTACCCCGGACGCTCACTGCGATAGCGCCCTGTCTTCGCCTGTGTCATGGTTATCTGCAGGGGATACAAATTGTTGACGACACCCTCCGTCACCGTCTCGGAGAGATGCAGAACCTCTGACTGAGCTCACGGTCTCACTCCGTTGTTGTCAATTGAATCAAGTCTCGAGGCATTGCACCGGAGACTGAGTCGCGAGCTTGAAAGAGACTACGTCATCAAATTGTCTACTCCGTTCTTCTTATCCTGAATATCCCAGAATTGTTTCCAGTCTTATCCATCCCCAAGCTTGAATCGCGGTTCCAAGTTTTCTACCATTCCCTGTCGACATAGCCAAAATGGATACAGCATCACAAGAACAACCCCTCTCACCGAGACCGCCGCGATCAAAACGTGGCCGTTTATCACTAGCTTGCACACAATGTCGCAAGCGCAAAGTGCGATGCGACGCGACAACGCCCAAGTGTCGCAATTGTGTTCTTCGCGGCGACGAGTGTGAGACCTTTGACCCAAGGAGACCCAATGGTCCAGCGGTGCGCAAATGGCCACATAAGAGCTCACAGAGCATATCTACAATATCACCGATCCAGCGCCGGGCTTCAATTGCGACCGCGAGCCAACAGAGCTCTCCCGCGTCTTCGATCTTGGGGTCGCAACATGCAGGGAATAAAGAGAGGAACCCATCGTGGATTGAGCGCGCATACCAGGAGAGCCAGAGCACGCCTGATAGCGGCACAGATGTGCATACGAACGACAGTCCTGATGTGGTCATGAACACTGATGAGTCGTCGCATCGCATCAAGGTCAGTATTCGGGCTTCGTCTCATAGCTGCATACTAATTGAGCTTGCGTGCAGTACATGGGCTCAAGCAGCCTACAATGCCTCACTCGATTCATCGACCTTTTCCTCCAGCGACGCGGGTTTGACCCAATTGGCAAGCATTTCCGATGGGGAATGTGCTTCACAGAAGAATATGCCCTTCCGTTGGTGCCAATTCTCCCGGATCTTCCAAGCATGTCAGTCATGGAGCCCTGCTTGAAGAAATACTTCAGTCGCACGCACCCTCTCGCCCCCGTTCTCGATCATACAGCCTTCATATCCGACGTTCTGCGATTCTCCGAAATGCAACAGACATCACCGACTGGGCTTCAAGGCGCGGTGACCTCAGTCGATGCGCCGGCCCTTGTCGCAGTCTACGCAGTACTGAGCATCGGAATGGACGACCACGAAGGTCAAATATCGCCAACGGCAACTGGATATCTCACTGGAGCTTATTCCCTAGTGAGCCATCTATTGAGCTTCCCATATATGAGCTCGGTACAAGCGCTTGTCTTACTCGCAATCGCAATGCGTGCAAGAGGTAATTACTAACTCACATCCTCACCCGACATCTCACGCGCTCagatcctcttcatcaattcTCAGACTTGCGACGCTGACAATGTCTACAGGGAAGGACGGCCAATGCTGGCACCTCCTTGGCCAAGCCATACGAATTGGCTACTCAATAGGCTTCCACCGCAAGATCGTCATATCCAATCCGAACGATGATACCCGCAACCAAGTCGACCGACAATTGCATTCCCGGGTCTGGTGGGCATGCTATGCCTTGGAGAAGTCCATGCAACTGGAGACCGGTCGGCCGAGCGCGATTGAGATTACCGATTGCGACCAGCCGTTGCCCGACAAGACCAGCGGCCTCGATCCCTGTTTCATCAGATGGGTGTCGCTTTCTTTGCTGGTGGGCAAGATTAGTGAGCACATCTTCCAGCGCAGAGCGGAGACCGCTTTGGAGTTCCTGTCAGGCATCTCAGAGCTTGATCAGGCGCTTGTTGATTGGCTTGACGAGGCGTCGGAAGATACAAGGGCAAACCAAAGCACTCCCAAAAGTTCAGAAGAGCATTCATTCGCGGTTTTTCTGTCTCTACAATTTCATCAAGTAAGTTTCTTCTGCCGAATAATACTGCAACCACTGACGCATCTGGAACAGGCTCAAATTACCCTTCTACGAGCATCCCTCCTCTTCCCCGAAGCCTCT harbors:
- a CDS encoding hypothetical protein (EggNog:ENOG41~antiSMASH:Cluster_10.2), which translates into the protein MDTASQEQPLSPRPPRSKRGRLSLACTQCRKRKVRCDATTPKCRNCVLRGDECETFDPRRPNGPAVRKWPHKSSQSISTISPIQRRASIATASQQSSPASSILGSQHAGNKERNPSWIERAYQESQSTPDSGTDVHTNDSPDVVMNTDESSHRIKYMGSSSLQCLTRFIDLFLQRRGFDPIGKHFRWGMCFTEEYALPLVPILPDLPSMSVMEPCLKKYFSRTHPLAPVLDHTAFISDVLRFSEMQQTSPTGLQGAVTSVDAPALVAVYAVLSIGMDDHEGKDGQCWHLLGQAIRIGYSIGFHRKIVISNPNDDTRNQVDRQLHSRVWWACYALEKSMQLETGRPSAIEITDCDQPLPDKTSGLDPCFIRWVSLSLLVGKISEHIFQRRAETALEFLSGISELDQALVDWLDEASEDTRANQSTPKSSEEHSFAVFLSLQFHQAQITLLRASLLFPEASFSNEVQKHEAKISTTRLLQSQTTCVEAARSIITQVAEFADSQPDFPLLTPTPTFLAATTLALQTFKKPHKRMGRSDGELVRIASDYVADCYRRVGQHSEFVKGVLELTQRVNQVLSGDNSSSVEQTQRPPQPDLQTTNNDQRMLSPNQFGDVGTDSFVFDPLEYFQDPFQAMPLDHFWAVMESDFATIGDRGMC